GCGACCCCGATCCGAACGTTCCAGGCGGGGTCCGCGGTTGGGCAGATCGTGTCGCCGAAGAGCTCGGGCGCACGTGCCCCGATTTCGCGTACGCGAACCTCGCAATCCGCGGCCGGCTCTACAAACAAATCATCGAGGAGCAGCTCGAACCGGCGATCGATCTCAAGCCGGACCTCGTGAGCTTCTTCGCGGGCGGCAACGATGTGATCCGTCGCGGCGATCCCGACGCGATCGCCTCCGATATCGAGGTCGCCGTCGCTCAACTCGCCGAAACGGGCACCGACATCATCCTGTGGACCGGCCCCGACGTTGGCAACACTCCCGTTCTGAACCTCATCCGAGGGCGTTCCGCGATCTACAACGAAAACATGCGCACGATCGCGAAGCGCTACAACACTTTCGTTGTGGACCTCTGGGCCACCCGCCAGCTCGTGCACGAAGGCATGTGGGCCGAGGACCGCCTGCATTTTTCACCACTCGGCCACCACACGATTGCGCGCGAAGTCCTTGCCACCCTCGACGTCCCGAACGAGCTTCGAGAATTTAAGCCCCACGACCCGCCGCAGCGCACGTGGCGCCAGGATGCCGAGAAGGACCTCGTGTGGGCTCGCGACCACCTCGGTCCCTGGGTGATGCGGCGCATTCGCGGTGAAAGCTCGGGAGATGCCGTGCATCCCAAACGACCCGAAGCCTCCCCCGTCTTCGGCGAGGGCATGCCGCCGGGCTCAGCTTCCCGGGAAGCGGAAGACTAGCGGCGCTCTTGTGCGATAGTGTGCACTCGGACACAACCCTCCTACCCCTAGGCATCCTCATGACGATGACTCAGCCACGCGCACTCAAAAAAATTGCAGCCCTCCTGATGATCCCCTTCGTCCTCCTCGTCGCCGGTTGCGGCAAGCTGG
The window above is part of the Dermabacter vaginalis genome. Proteins encoded here:
- a CDS encoding SGNH/GDSL hydrolase family protein yields the protein MSDTQTAPLHPWRRFVAIGDSFTEGIGDPDPNVPGGVRGWADRVAEELGRTCPDFAYANLAIRGRLYKQIIEEQLEPAIDLKPDLVSFFAGGNDVIRRGDPDAIASDIEVAVAQLAETGTDIILWTGPDVGNTPVLNLIRGRSAIYNENMRTIAKRYNTFVVDLWATRQLVHEGMWAEDRLHFSPLGHHTIAREVLATLDVPNELREFKPHDPPQRTWRQDAEKDLVWARDHLGPWVMRRIRGESSGDAVHPKRPEASPVFGEGMPPGSASREAED